From Erigeron canadensis isolate Cc75 chromosome 8, C_canadensis_v1, whole genome shotgun sequence, one genomic window encodes:
- the LOC122578565 gene encoding CRM-domain containing factor CFM2, chloroplastic, producing the protein MLLQHPSPSPSPKTLTNPFISPSIFPNNNLFTPHFRRTSFLLRASSASDPKTLTKSAIQRIADKLRALGYVSEEEKQGNISNQTTVNKTLTLTNSPGEIFVPLPDRIPKHRVGHTLDPSWSTPDNPVPEPGSGTAIRRYNQIRKEVLKEKVKRRDEESNVDKEKERVPTMAELKVSSDELRRLRGVGIGIKKVLKIGKAGITEGIVNGIHERWRNTELVKIVCEDMCRLNMKRSHDLLERKTGGLVVWRSGSIIILYRGADYKYPYFFANNVKPNDASVGESMSLSMDSEGGAAQESYIASTDDIASSEHMKTIQPPLIQGVGSRTRVRFQLPGEAQLAEEADQLLHGLGPRFIDWYGYDPLPVDADLLPAIVPGYRKPFRLLPFGVQPKLTNDEMTTLRRLGRPLPCHFALGRNRKHQGLAAAILKLWEKCEIAKIAVKRGVQNTNSELMAEELKWLTGGTLLTRDKEYIVLYRGKDFLPATVSSAIEQRRNRGVDGLERKKITSSSDVQENKVKEMRSPVTELGGIRDQKLEIAIEQRKQRSREAAIKKTSSKLSQALESKEKAEKLLEELEKGKIKQPLEVDKEGITEEERYMLRKVGMKMKPFLLLGRRGVFDGTVENMHLHWKYRELVKILCGETSIDEIHAVARTLEAESGGILVAVERVRKGHAIIVYRGKNYKRPPTLRPQTLLNKREALTRYVETQRRESLKLHVLKLGKDVEDLKFKLAKSEEAHIQGDKDQNIQLEQEKTNPASENMEPDSDFEVHKSNSSHVDYGQEREVPGEALFFSSEIDPLQDPVTRCEDRLRDSSMEFKKKDCVDFSDAKVDMNPQRDRDECEFTETNSKASIMSMKETCESESAKTHKASTSPVEFKPEGLASDEPSVSLTRSEVPFSTVPEPGVNKSNEKARRSSLLSNRERLLLRQQALKMKKRPVLAVGRSNIVTGVAKTIKTHFQKHPLAIVNIKGRARGTSVQEVVSKLEEATGAIMVSQEPNKVILYRGWGATTTRDSNQTNGKYKPSDNEGTLKPIISPELISAIRFECGLQNNRVEQSEVVTENQSPFRYRTN; encoded by the exons ATGTTGCTTCAACATCCTTCACCTTCACCTTCCCCTAAAACCCTCACAAACCCCTTCATTTCACCTTCCATTTTCCCCAATAACAACCTCTTCACCCCCCACTTCCGCCGGACCTCCTTCCTCCTCCGTGCCTCCTCCGCTTCCGACCCCAAAACCTTAACTAAATCCGCAATTCAACGAATTGCCGATAAACTCCGGGCCCTAGGTTACgtttcagaagaagaaaaacaaggTAATATCAGTAACCAAACCACAGTTAataaaaccctaaccctaaccaaCTCCCCTGGTGAAATATTCGTTCCGTTGCCTGATCGGATACCTAAGCACCGGGTCGGGCACACGCTTGACCCTAGCTGGAGCACTCCGGATAATCCGGTACCTGAGCCTGGGTCGGGTACGGCTATACGAAGGTATAATCAGATTAGGAAAGAGGTTTTGAAAGAGAAGGTTAAGCGGAGAGATGAGGAGAGTAATGTGGATAAGGAGAAGGAGAGGGTGCCGACGATGGCGGAATTGAAAGTGTCGAGTGACGAATTGAGACGGTTGAGAGGTGTTGGGATTGGGattaaaaaggttttgaaaATTGGGAAGGCTGGGATTACTGAAGGGATTGTGAATGGGATTCATGAAAGATGGAGGAATACCGAGCTTGTTAAGATTGTTTGCGAGGATATGTGTAGGTTGAATATGAAAAGAAGTCATGATTTATTAGAG AGAAAAACTGGGGGTTTGGTTGTCTGGAGGTCCGGAAGTATTATAATATTGTACAGAGGTGCTGACTATAAGTACCCTTACTTCTTTGCTAACAATGTAAAACCAAATGATGCATCTGTTGGTGAATCAATGAGTTTATCAATGGATTCTGAAGGAGGTGCTGCTCAAGAAAGCTACATAGCTAGTACAGATGATATTGCATCCAGTGAACATATGAAAACGATCCAGCCACCTTTGATTCAAGGTGTGGGATCTCGAACCAGGGTGCGATTTCAGTTACCTGGAGAGGCACAGCTAGCAGAAGAAGCTGACCAGCTTTTGCATGGTCTGGGACCAAGGTTCATTGACTGGTATGGATATGATCCTCTACCGGTTGATGCCGACCTTTTACCGGCAATCGTCCCTGGATACAGGAAACCATTCCGGCTTCTTCCGTTTGGTGTTCAACCAAAATTAACAAACGATGAGATGACAACCCTAAGAAGACTTGGAAGGCCTTTACCTTGTCATTTTGCTTTAG GTAGAAATAGGAAACATCAAGGCTTAGCTGCAGCCATATTAAAGCTCTGGGAGAAATGTGAGATTGCAAAGATTGCTGTTAAAAGAGGGGTACAAAATACCAATAGTGAACTAATGGCTGAAGAACTAAAG TGGTTAACGGGAGGAACACTTCTTACACGGGATAAGGAGTATATTGTTCTGTATAGAGGTAAAGATTTCTTGCCCGCTACGGTTTCTTCTGCAATAGAACAAAGAAGGAACCGTGGAGTTGATGGACTTGAAAGAAAGAAGATTACAAGCTCATCAGACGTGCAAGAAAATAAAGTCAAGGAAATGAGATCTCCTGTTACTGAACTTGGTGGGATAAGAGACCAGAAACTAGAAATTGCCATTGAGCAAAGGAAACAAAGGTCCCGTGAAGCagctataaaaaaaactagttcGAAACTGTCTCAG GCATTGGAGAGCAAAGAGAAGGCAGAGAAGCTTTTGGAAGAGTTGGAGAAAGGAAAGATCAAACAACCCCTGGAAGTAGACAAGGAGGGCATCACTGAAGAGGAACGCTACATGCTGAGGAAGGTTGGCATGAAAATGAAACCTTTTCTGCTGTTGG GAAGACGTGGCGTATTTGATGGAACTGTTGAAAATATGCATCTTCACTGGAAATATAGGGAACTTGTGAAGATATTATGTGGCGAGACGAGCATTGATGAAATTCATGCAGTTGCAAGGACATTAGAAGCAGAAAGTGGTGGAATATTGGTTGCAGTTGAACGTGTGCGTAAAGGTCATGCAATCATTGTCTATCGTGGCAAAAACTATAAAAGACCACCTACCTTGAGGCCACAAACACTCCTGAATAAAAGAGAAGCATTAACACGCTATGTAGAAACCCAACGACGAGAG TCCTTAAAACTTCATGTATTGAAGCTTGGCAAAGATGTTGAAGATTTAAAGTTCAAGTTG GCCAAAAGTGAGGAAGCTCATATACAGggtgacaaagatcaaaacatTCAGTTG GAGCAGGAGAAGACAAATCCAGCATCTGAAAATATGGAACCTGATTCTGATTTTGAAGTTCATAAATCAAATTCTAGTCATGTGGACTATGGGCAG GAAAGAGAGGTTCCCGGAGAAGCTTTATTTTTCTCAAGTGAAATTGATCCCTTGCAAGATCCAGTAACTAGATGTGAAGATCGATTAAGAGACTCTTCCATGGAGTTCAAGAAGAAGGATTGTGTTGACTTTAGTGACGCTAAAGTAGACATGAACCCCCAAAGAGACAGAGATGAATGTGAGTTCACAGAAACTAATTCAAAAGCTTCGATCATGTCTATGAAAGAAACCTGTGAAAGTGAATCAGCTAAGACGCATAAGGCTTCAACTTCTCCCGTTGAATTCAag CCAGAAGGACTAGCAAGCGATGAGCCTTCTGTCTCTCTCACAAGGAGCGAGGTCCCATTTTCAACAGTACCTGAACCTGGAGTCAACAAATCGAATGAGAAAGCACGCAGATCATCCCTTCTATCTAATAGAGAAAGGCTGCTTTTGAGGCAACAAGCCCTTAAGATGAAGAAACGTCCCGTTCTTGCTGTAG GAAGAAGCAATATTGTCACAGGAGTGgctaaaacaattaaaactcaCTTCCAAAAACACCCACTTGCTATTGTGAACATCAAAGGCCGGGCCAGAGGGACTTCGGTACAAGAAGTGGTTTCGAAACTAGAG GAAGCCACCGGTGCAATCATGGTATCCCAAGAACCAAATAAAGTCATACTTTACCGGGGTTGGGGGGCTACTACTACACGTGATTCTAACCAGACCAATGGGAAATACAAACCAAGTGACAACGAGGGTACACTAAAGCCTATTATATCTCCAGAACTCATATCAGCAATAAGGTTTGAATGCGGATTGCAAAATAACAGAGTCGAACAGAGTGAAGTGGTCACTGAAAATCAATCCCCCTTTAGATATAGAACTAATTGA
- the LOC122610740 gene encoding F-box protein At1g49990-like — MDKEKNPNNNQSESSQTHHLFTYSRKKKHFQVSNPNYNNNSIISDSSLLGLVILTQTFSYDISILPDSLLVEILSRLPLKSIFRFKCVCKNWLELISQPSFHRFYSVTQTAANKSLSWRILYRYIYVSKFKDVVERFRPEIYDCKDFSVLFMSSFEEQQQADQFKVLGVSNGLVLCCLLGPLVYYVCDPVTRQWVTLPRGNDRIPKRHPTYFGEGIVSKVNDNGLLTSYTVVRVEMPKLASRFLNLETFSSETGRWVGYKLPCENPITLLRRGGGPIYYNGSLHWFVIDHGMVAFDPNKEPKSCRLIRFPQDRDVESEYKHEGIYRLCDESQGRLRFFEVAPEADSFYCFSLWDMKDYEKGEWCSESKVTRWDLSSTDPELSSWLMKATFLPLSFHPFNLDIVYMRCVELACVVSYSFRNKMLDVVCKPIGVVEDLSWRVLVPFVIPRWPTPVPIPPVPERVFKPRIPQRRVQGIFQQDLLGLSLLYFTGILFTAAVDSLDEEIIGSFVLHNHIRIVLLPYQSQIVCNCPLFYVGN, encoded by the exons atgGATAAGGAGaaaaatccaaacaacaatcagTCAGAAAGTAGTCAAACACATCATCTGTTCACATattcaagaaagaaaaaacattttCAGGTATCAAAccctaattataataataatagtataatttCAGATTCATCACTTTTAGGGCTTGTTATATTAACTCAAACATTTTCTTATGATATTTCTATTTTACCTGATTCATTACTTGTTGAGATATTATCTAGATTGcctttaaaatctatttttagaTTTAAATGTGTTTGCAAAAACTGGCTTGAGCTAATTTCGCAGCCTTCCTTTCATCGGTTTTATTCCGTGACACAAACTGCTGCCAATAAGTCTTTAAGTTGGAGGATTTTGTATAGGTATATTTATGTGTCTAAGTTTAAGGATGTTGTTGAGAGATTTCGGCCCGAAATTTATGATTGTAAGGATTTTTCGGTACTTTTTATGTCGAGTTTTGAGGAACAACAACAAGCTGACCAGTTTAAGGTTTTGGGTGTGAGTAATGGGTTGGTTTTGTGTTGTTTGTTGGGGCCGTTGGTTTATTATGTTTGTGATCCGGTTACGAGACAATGGGTTACGTTGCCTAGAGGAAATGATAGGATACCTAAAAGACATCCGACTTATTTTGGGGAAGGGATAGTTAGTAAGGTTAATGATAATGGTTTGCTTACGAGTTATACGGTTGTGAGAGTTGAAATGCCTAAGTTGGCTTCAAGGTTTTTGAATTTGGAGACGTTTTCGTCTGAGACTGGGAGATGGGTTGGTTATAAGTTGCCTTGTGAGAATCCGATTACGTTGCTGAGACGTGGTGGTGGGCCTATATATTATAATGGGAGTCTACATTGGTTTGTTATTGATCATGGTATGGTTGCTTTTGATCCGAATAAAGAACCCAAGTCTTGTAGGCTTATTCGGTTTCCTCAGGATAGGGATGTCGAGAGTGAGTATAAACATGAGGGGATTTATAGATTGTGTGATGAGTCTCAAGGAAGGCTGCGTTTTTTCGAGGTGGCGCCTGAGGCAGACTCGTTTTACTGTTTTAGTCTTTGGGATATGAAAGATTACGAGAAAGGAGAATGGTGTTCTGAGTCTAAGGTGACTCGTTGGGATCTTTCATCGACTGATCCTGAATTGAGCAGTTGGTTAATGAAGGCCACTTTTCTTCCATTGTCTTTTCATCCTTTTAATCTGGATATTGTTTATATGAGATGTGTAGAGCTTGCTTGTGTTGTATCATATAGTTTTCGGAATAAAATGCTGGATGTTGTGTGTAAACCTATCGGTGTTGTTGAAGACCTTTCTTGGCGTGTGTTGGTGCCATTTGTGATACCAAGGTGGCCAACGCCGGTTCCCATTCCGCCTGTTCCAGAGAGGGTTTTCAAGCCAAGAATTCCGCAACGCCGCGTGCAGGGCATTTTTCAGCAG GATCTATTGGGACTAAGCTTACTGTATTTCACGGGGATTCTTTTCACTGCGGCAGTGGATTCATTGGATGAAGAAATAATAGGTTCATTTGTGTTACATAATCATATAAGAATCGTTCTGTTGCCGTATCAGAGTCAAATAGTATGTAACTGTCCTTTATTTTATGTAGGAAACTAG
- the LOC122578408 gene encoding uncharacterized protein LOC122578408 translates to MAGLFTYLLGGAGIFLIGASESIFSSSETLKDISSLNSLQPPTPNSKSKSKSKSITSLIFFSISLISFLFILNSLISIISALKSNDQTGVVLQLQVISISILFFLFSILGLFTNLSNSIKIPSQLLNTLCLFAFIEEFIMFYLRKKDLDGIENRYYDLLLVPITVCIVCTLLELKGSSFKPGYSRLGRGVGLVLQGMWIVQMGFSFYSNLITDGCFIKEKSRGNFTIRCKGHPEFHRARAIATLQFNCHLALLVCFVVGMYGLVSKKYGVSSESLQYKPLGAEMQHLDQGRFTLDSDEDEDEVGDRNGGVKNEGNVAVETTVNGYGSHH, encoded by the coding sequence ATGGCCGGACTATTTACATACCTCCTCGGCGGCGCCGGAATATTCCTGATCGGCGCATCTGAATCCATTTTTTCATCTTCCGAAACCCTTAAAGACATTTCATCTCTTAATTCACTCCAACCTCCAACACccaattcaaaatcaaaatccaaatcaaaatcaatcactTCCTTAATCTTCTTTTCAATCTCCCTAATCTCTTTTTTATTCATCTTAAATTCCCTAATCTCAATTATCTCGGCACTCAAATCCAATGATCAAACCGGCGTCGTTTTGCAGCTCCAAGTAATCTCaatctcaattttatttttccttttttcaattttaggcCTTTTTACAAATCTTTCAAATTCTATTAAAATCCCATCACAGTTATTAAACACCCTTTGTTTGTTTGCTTTTATTGAAGAATTTATAATGTTTTACTTGCGAAAAAAGGACCTCGATGGGATCGAAAACCGGTATTATGATTTACTTCTTGTGCCTATAACTGTATGTATAGTTTGTACATTACTTGAACTTAAAGGTTCGAGCTTTAAACCGGGTTATTCGAGATTAGGAAGAGGGGTTGGGTTGGTATTGCAAGGAATGTGGATTGTGCAAATGGGTTTTTCGTTTTATTCGAATTTGATAACGGATGGGtgttttattaaagaaaaaagtagAGGGAATTTTACGATTAGGTGTAAAGGGCATCCCGAGTTTCATAGAGCTAGAGCCATTGCTACGTTGCAGTTTAATTGTCATCTTGCTTTGCTAGTGTGTTTTGTTGTTGGTATGTATGGGTTGGTTAGTAAAAAGTATGGCGTGAGTAGTGAGTCGTTGCAGTATAAGCCACTTGGTGCGGAAATGCAGCATTTGGATCAGGGTCGGTTTACTTTGGATAGTGATGAAGACGAAGATGAAGTTGGTGATCGTAATGGTGGTGTTAAGAATGAAGGGAATGTAGCTGTTGAGACGACAGTTAATGGTTATGGATCTCATCATTGA